In Pseudomonas deceptionensis, a single window of DNA contains:
- a CDS encoding acetolactate synthase 3 large subunit has product MELLSGGEMLVRFLRDEGVKYIYGYPGGALLHVYDALFKEPEVTHILVRHEQAATHMADGYARATGKAGVVLVTSGPGATNAITGIATAYMDSIPMVIISGQVPSTMVGTDAFQETDMIGISRPIVKHSFMIKHASEIPEVMKKAFYLAQSGRPGPVVVDIPKDMTNPAEKFEYVFPKKAKLRSYSPALRGHSGQIRKAAEMLLAAKRPVLYAGGGVILGGGSAPLTELAKMLNVPVTNTLMGLGAYPGTDRQFVGMLGMHGSFTANMTMHNADVILAVGARFDDRVINGPSKFCPNAKIIHIDIDPASISKTIKADVPIVGPVESVLTEMVSILKEIGEKPNPEAVASWWKQIDEWRGNGDLFPYDKGDGTKIKPQAVIEMLCEVTKGDAYVTSDVGQHQMFAAQYYRFNKPNRWINSGGLGTMGFGFPAAMGVKLSFPEADVACVTGEGSIQMNIQELSTCLQYGLPVKIISLNNGVLGMVRQWQDMNYGSRHSHSYMESLPDFVKLAEAYGHVGIRITDLKDLKPKMEEAFAMKDRLVFLDIQVDTSEHVYPMQIKDGSMRDMWLSKTERT; this is encoded by the coding sequence GTGGAGCTTTTATCTGGCGGTGAGATGCTGGTCCGCTTTTTGCGCGACGAAGGTGTCAAATATATCTACGGGTACCCTGGTGGTGCTCTGCTGCATGTCTATGACGCACTGTTCAAAGAACCGGAAGTTACCCACATCCTGGTTCGTCACGAACAGGCTGCAACCCATATGGCTGACGGCTATGCCCGTGCTACCGGTAAAGCCGGTGTAGTACTGGTTACTTCCGGGCCGGGTGCTACCAACGCCATCACGGGTATTGCCACTGCCTACATGGACTCCATTCCGATGGTGATCATTTCCGGTCAGGTGCCTAGCACCATGGTCGGTACCGATGCGTTCCAGGAAACCGACATGATCGGTATCTCCCGGCCCATCGTGAAGCACAGCTTCATGATCAAGCATGCTTCGGAAATCCCGGAGGTCATGAAAAAGGCGTTCTACCTCGCTCAATCCGGTCGTCCTGGCCCGGTTGTGGTCGATATCCCGAAAGACATGACCAACCCTGCCGAGAAGTTTGAATACGTTTTCCCGAAAAAAGCCAAGCTGCGTTCTTATAGCCCGGCCTTGCGTGGCCACTCGGGTCAGATTCGCAAAGCGGCAGAGATGCTTCTGGCAGCCAAGCGTCCTGTGTTGTATGCGGGCGGCGGCGTTATTTTGGGCGGCGGTTCGGCACCGCTGACCGAGTTGGCAAAAATGCTCAACGTGCCGGTGACCAATACGCTGATGGGCCTGGGTGCATACCCTGGCACCGACCGTCAGTTTGTCGGCATGCTCGGTATGCATGGCAGCTTCACGGCCAACATGACCATGCACAACGCAGACGTAATCCTGGCTGTAGGCGCGCGCTTTGATGACCGTGTTATCAACGGCCCTTCCAAGTTCTGCCCGAACGCCAAGATCATCCATATCGATATCGACCCGGCGTCCATCTCCAAGACCATCAAGGCCGACGTGCCGATTGTAGGTCCGGTAGAGAGCGTGCTGACCGAAATGGTCTCCATTCTCAAGGAAATTGGCGAGAAGCCAAACCCGGAAGCGGTTGCCAGCTGGTGGAAGCAGATTGACGAATGGCGCGGTAATGGTGACCTGTTCCCTTATGACAAGGGCGACGGCACCAAGATCAAGCCTCAGGCTGTTATCGAAATGCTCTGCGAAGTGACGAAGGGCGATGCCTATGTAACGTCTGATGTGGGTCAGCACCAGATGTTCGCGGCCCAGTACTATCGCTTCAACAAGCCTAATCGCTGGATCAACTCAGGCGGTTTGGGCACGATGGGCTTCGGCTTTCCCGCTGCAATGGGGGTCAAGCTGAGCTTCCCTGAAGCTGACGTTGCCTGTGTAACAGGCGAGGGCAGCATTCAGATGAATATTCAGGAACTGTCGACTTGTTTGCAGTACGGCTTGCCAGTAAAAATCATCAGCCTGAATAACGGCGTGCTTGGCATGGTGCGTCAGTGGCAAGACATGAACTACGGTAGCCGTCACTCGCACTCCTATATGGAATCGCTGCCTGACTTCGTCAAGTTGGCTGAAGCCTATGGGCATGTGGGAATTCGGATCACTGACCTGAAAGATCTCAAGCCGAAGATGGAAGAAGCCTTTGCCATGAAGGATCGCCTGGTGTTCCTGGATATTCAGGTTGATACCAGTGAGCACGTTTACCCGATGCAGATCAAAGATGGCTCCATGCGCGACATGTGGCTTAGCAAGACGGAGCGTACTTAA
- a CDS encoding tetratricopeptide repeat protein, translated as MNKLWIAAVSALALLNGCSSVPQGSIPVVDSGVPVSNNERISAQRTAGNYPQAAAPRAAQARTITEDSGVVVMIPGGAASVSTPISTQPFTPGPITPGPAAAPISTGSYTPSSTYSAPAAITPSGIPSNNTGGGLAADEQLDGPVLALLTTAQQQQSSGDLNGAASSLERAQRVAPREPQVLYRLAQVRMAQGDAAQAEQFARRGLTFANGRPALQASLWGLIAQARDKQGDAAGAALARQKAKVSL; from the coding sequence GTGAATAAGTTGTGGATTGCGGCTGTTTCAGCCCTGGCTTTGCTCAATGGTTGTTCCAGCGTGCCGCAGGGGTCGATCCCTGTGGTCGATTCCGGTGTGCCGGTGTCGAACAACGAACGTATTTCGGCCCAGCGTACCGCGGGTAATTATCCACAGGCTGCTGCGCCGCGGGCTGCACAAGCGCGCACGATTACCGAGGATTCGGGCGTGGTCGTGATGATCCCGGGGGGCGCTGCCAGCGTCTCGACGCCGATCAGCACCCAGCCTTTCACGCCGGGGCCGATTACACCCGGCCCGGCCGCGGCGCCGATCAGCACGGGCAGTTACACACCGAGCAGCACCTACAGCGCCCCGGCGGCGATTACGCCAAGCGGTATTCCGTCCAATAACACGGGTGGCGGTCTGGCTGCCGATGAGCAACTGGATGGTCCGGTGCTGGCGTTGCTCACCACCGCTCAGCAGCAACAGTCGAGCGGTGACTTGAATGGTGCAGCGTCGAGCCTTGAGCGTGCTCAGCGTGTGGCGCCCCGTGAGCCGCAAGTGCTTTACCGTCTGGCGCAAGTGCGCATGGCCCAGGGTGACGCCGCCCAGGCAGAGCAATTTGCCCGCCGTGGTTTGACGTTCGCAAATGGACGTCCGGCTTTGCAGGCAAGCTTGTGGGGTTTGATTGCCCAGGCACGTGACAAGCAAGGTGATGCGGCTGGCGCTGCATTGGCCCGTCAAAAAGCCAAAGTGAGTCTCTGA
- a CDS encoding YqcC family protein has product MDSRTSEVAGYLLLIEQEMRTQGLWSDRVPTEHDLSSLEPFSVDRLDFEEWVQWIFLPKMKVIIEQGHPLPNVSGIRYMAEHVFGQRRGSWKPLLKHFESFDLLISPSS; this is encoded by the coding sequence ATGGATTCACGTACTTCTGAAGTCGCGGGGTACCTGCTGCTGATCGAGCAGGAAATGCGCACCCAGGGGTTATGGAGTGACAGGGTTCCCACCGAGCACGACCTGTCCAGTCTGGAGCCGTTCAGCGTGGACAGGCTGGATTTTGAAGAATGGGTGCAATGGATCTTCTTGCCGAAGATGAAAGTCATTATCGAGCAGGGGCATCCACTGCCCAATGTCTCGGGCATCCGGTACATGGCGGAGCATGTTTTTGGGCAACGCCGTGGGAGTTGGAAACCATTGCTCAAGCATTTTGAAAGTTTTGACCTGCTGATCAGCCCTTCCTCATGA